In Euzebyales bacterium, a single genomic region encodes these proteins:
- a CDS encoding MoxR family ATPase: MADDAADHTAPPGAAHAAAPGSNEHRAVAAPDLGSPAAVRDRLADHDYLADTGLSTAIFLALRTQRPLFLEGEAGVGKTAVAHALSDVLGAPLVRLQCYEGIDASQALYDWDFPRQLLHLRAAEAGGVADVNAVEAELYDRRFLIARPLLQALEMSPCVLLIDEVDRADDEFEAFLLEILSEFTVTVPEIGTLRATEPPVVIITSNRTREVHDALKRRCYYHWLEHPDFEREIAIVRVRLPEVSARLAREVAAVTQALRTADLLKPPGVAETIDWARALAALDVHGLEPDVVMATLGAALKYREDQERARRLDVGQLVRQALAEV, encoded by the coding sequence GTGGCTGACGACGCAGCTGACCACACCGCACCGCCCGGTGCCGCGCATGCCGCGGCACCGGGCAGCAACGAGCACCGCGCGGTGGCGGCTCCCGACCTCGGGAGCCCCGCCGCGGTGCGCGACCGCCTTGCCGACCACGACTACCTGGCCGACACCGGGTTGAGCACGGCGATCTTCCTGGCACTGCGGACACAACGGCCACTGTTCCTCGAGGGTGAGGCGGGCGTGGGCAAGACGGCGGTCGCCCACGCCCTGTCCGACGTCCTCGGCGCTCCGCTGGTGCGCCTGCAGTGCTACGAGGGCATCGATGCCAGCCAGGCGCTGTACGACTGGGACTTCCCGCGGCAGCTGCTGCACCTGCGTGCCGCCGAGGCCGGCGGTGTCGCCGACGTCAACGCCGTCGAGGCCGAGCTGTACGACCGGCGGTTCCTGATCGCCCGGCCGCTGCTGCAGGCGCTCGAGATGTCGCCGTGCGTGCTGCTGATCGACGAGGTCGACCGCGCCGACGACGAGTTCGAGGCGTTCCTGCTCGAGATCCTGTCGGAATTCACGGTCACCGTGCCCGAGATCGGCACGCTGCGCGCGACCGAGCCGCCCGTCGTGATCATCACGTCGAACCGCACGCGCGAGGTCCACGACGCGCTCAAACGCCGCTGCTACTACCACTGGCTCGAGCACCCCGACTTCGAACGGGAGATCGCGATCGTCCGCGTCAGGCTGCCGGAGGTGTCGGCGCGGCTCGCGCGCGAGGTGGCCGCCGTCACGCAGGCGCTGCGCACCGCTGACCTGCTCAAACCACCGGGGGTCGCCGAGACGATCGACTGGGCGCGGGCGCTGGCGGCCCTGGATGTCCACGGCCTCGAGCCGGACGTCGTGATGGCGACCCTGGGTGCCGCGCTGAAGTACCGCGAGGACCAGGAACGGGCGCGACGGCTCGACGTCGGCCAGCTCGTGCGGCAGGCGCTGGCCGAGGTCTGA